AACAGGCGATTTTTTTGAAACTATATTTTGTTAGGTTCCTTTGAtactaaaatatctaatatcCGATTGTGGCTATTTTTGCCTATTTCTTTCATCGGTAAAGAACGAGCGATTTTTGGTCGAAAAATTATACCTTCGATTTTAAACATACGCGATTTACTCGCAaacaatgtttttgaaaaaatagataatCGAAAAATAGATAAACTTATACATTAACTAAATATGTCAGGCTTTTTGATTTCAGATGATCATGTCACAACTAAAATACTCATTGCAAAACGCTTCTAAGAGATTgttcataactttttaatttctcgatacgttaatataaagaattaccgaattatttgtaaaaaacatatatttgaaTGCATCAACGATTGTTTCAAAAGGTCTTAcgatcttataaaaaaaaatttccacttTTTTGGCCTTGAAATTAACCTAATATTACCCCTTAACGGCGCCAATTAGAAGTAAGCAACAATAAAGGCACTTTAAAGCAATATacacgtaaaataattaatataacatgtTAAGTAACAATGTCCCAAAATTTAGTGTGGAATTATTTCACCCAACTTAAACCACCAGTAGCAAAATGCAATTTATGTGAAGAATTCTGCCTTAGTGATCAAGTTCAAAATTTAGAGGAACATCTGACCCGTGAACATCCAGAAGTAATAACGGAAATACGTGAAAGCATTAGACGTGCCAATTTAGGAATATGTTTTGCATTCGACGTAGGAGATTCTGAGGCAAGATGTAAATATACTGACAATTGCATTGTCAACATATTTAATGGAATAGGTTACTTAGAAGATCACTTGTGCAACCATGTTAGAAATGATATTGCAAGGGAGCTTAGAATTGCACAAAGAAATCCAGACGGAACAGCATCACAGCCAACAGCCGCGGAAGACAATGCGTGTGCAAGTACCAGTAATCAACCGATTGATCCAATTTTTCAAGTTACACAAAATCTTGAAGAATTGCCATGGGGCAATTCCGATAGCTTCGTATGGCGATATTTCAAACCAATTataaatccttttgcaaaatgcattatttgtaaatcttattACAATGATCCAACTTTGAAACTATTTGAGAATCACTTACTATCTTGTCATACATACACAATAGATGAAATGCGATGTGAAATTGATGAAGAAATTAGGCGTCTCGATCTATTACCATACTTTAAATTCGAGACAGTAATTCTTCGAATAAGATGCAATGTTGGAAATTGCAGTCACTTTTTCAATATGTTTCATGGAACAAAaggatt
The window above is part of the Solenopsis invicta isolate M01_SB chromosome 8, UNIL_Sinv_3.0, whole genome shotgun sequence genome. Proteins encoded here:
- the LOC120358424 gene encoding uncharacterized protein LOC120358424, with product MSQNLVWNYFTQLKPPVAKCNLCEEFCLSDQVQNLEEHLTREHPEVITEIRESIRRANLGICFAFDVGDSEARCKYTDNCIVNIFNGIGYLEDHLCNHVRNDIARELRIAQRNPDGTASQPTAAEDNACASTSNQPIDPIFQVTQNLEELPWGNSDSFVWRYFKPIINPFAKCIICKSYYNDPTLKLFENHLLSCHTYTIDEMRCEIDEEIRRLDLLPYFKFETVILRIRCNVGNCSHFFNMFHGTKGLKYHFDTCHKSICTRISMPQNNTDIISEQAAENSNDGIQSLAAEDNGCTSTSTSNQQTDSISQKTQNLEELPWKNSDNLIWRYFKPDGRPYAKCNICKVRCKGSILQVFENHLLYRHKQLIHEIRYEIDEEIRRLNLSPYFVCHTVPPRIRCIVDKCIYSMNIFQGTGKLMKHMLKYHESMVIMTFLNIQRSTTHVMTKSVSEEDHESTHAHTNIDDPQPGPSWQT